A genomic stretch from Bacillota bacterium includes:
- a CDS encoding thioredoxin family protein yields MMWSKIKSKLFLNEYSMMIGVAVIILAVVIISLIVQFAPKPPNESPIDPRTVKQQEFGNVPKLVAVNLDFCPICRAYRQQLDTLKKDYWGKVDIEIYETGDERAEKLLDSIELDKPDTPAYFLLDQSGEVLDHSTGELDVESIHELFKQNFGIDPNADSDTQSSQSSQPIQGSQDLQSIPTQSAANNSAQKSN; encoded by the coding sequence ATGATGTGGAGTAAAATAAAAAGTAAATTGTTTTTAAATGAATACAGCATGATGATTGGAGTTGCGGTGATAATTCTTGCTGTTGTCATTATTTCGTTGATTGTTCAATTTGCGCCAAAACCTCCTAATGAAAGTCCTATAGATCCAAGGACGGTAAAACAACAGGAGTTTGGCAATGTTCCTAAGCTGGTTGCTGTAAATCTTGATTTTTGTCCAATATGCAGGGCTTATAGACAGCAGCTTGACACGCTGAAGAAAGATTATTGGGGCAAGGTAGATATTGAGATCTACGAAACCGGGGATGAACGGGCTGAAAAATTGTTGGACTCAATTGAGCTCGATAAGCCGGATACACCTGCATACTTCCTGCTTGACCAAAGCGGCGAGGTTTTAGACCATAGCACCGGAGAACTTGATGTTGAATCCATACATGAGTTGTTTAAACAGAACTTTGGGATTGACCCAAATGCAGACAGTGACACTCAATCTTCACAAAGTTCACAGCCTATTCAAGGCTCTCAGGATTTGCAGAGTATACCAACCCAAAGTGCTGCAAATAATAGCGCTCAAAAATCAAATTAA
- a CDS encoding nucleotidyltransferase domain-containing protein yields MTKHLPTQISSILHNLIPKLRANLLIYRIYLFGSFSKGTYSKDSDIDIAIFLSECNNNLKSVYKNAVKICSEYGKDIQVQVFNQDELLEPAGIVEEIIEFGTDITEI; encoded by the coding sequence ATGACAAAACATTTACCTACACAGATTTCATCAATTTTACATAATCTTATTCCAAAATTGCGAGCTAATTTGCTGATATATAGGATTTATCTTTTCGGTTCTTTTAGTAAAGGCACCTATTCAAAGGACAGCGATATAGATATCGCCATATTTTTATCAGAATGCAACAATAACCTAAAAAGTGTTTATAAAAACGCTGTAAAAATATGCTCTGAATATGGCAAAGATATTCAAGTCCAGGTTTTTAATCAGGATGAGCTTTTAGAGCCTGCTGGCATAGTTGAAGAGATTATCGAGTTCGGAACCGATATAACTGAAATATAA
- a CDS encoding HEPN domain-containing protein has product MTSYEKYEYWVYLSDYDIQTAADLIKCKRWAYVAFLCQQSVERLVKGMFVCHTGKDAPKSHNLPYLINTLSQHPKLADTEVGKRLKEEKDNYEDFIIDLMFYYMSDYPFSYKRVMERFIDENKAMNLYEKTLETLSWLKKFQKAPVNA; this is encoded by the coding sequence ATGACATCTTACGAAAAATATGAGTATTGGGTATACCTCTCAGATTACGATATACAAACTGCAGCAGATCTTATTAAATGTAAGCGTTGGGCTTATGTGGCTTTTTTATGCCAGCAGTCTGTTGAAAGATTAGTCAAGGGTATGTTTGTTTGCCATACCGGGAAAGACGCGCCAAAGTCTCATAATCTGCCTTACTTAATAAATACATTGTCTCAACACCCCAAACTTGCTGATACAGAAGTAGGCAAGCGTTTAAAAGAAGAAAAAGACAATTATGAGGATTTTATTATTGATCTCATGTTTTACTATATGTCGGATTATCCTTTTTCATATAAACGTGTAATGGAACGCTTTATTGACGAAAATAAAGCCATGAATCTTTACGAAAAAACTTTAGAAACATTATCCTGGCTTAAAAAATTCCAAAAAGCACCAGTCAATGCTTAA
- a CDS encoding HD domain-containing protein encodes MSAITVNRDDGASRQPGLFVKLLSKLGSDENSVEVMLQSVPAGSAMWIDPAENPDTVEFFYILSGSVTLHNENDLIELAQNDSFYVKGLKKTVLMSSKEDLKMLYVVTTPLFVDLACFRDDLQALADKVEAKDMYTRGHGRRVMQYSVALAEKLGLNDISTQNLVVAALFHDVGKCSLSDEILQKAGPLTSEEYRQIIKHPIGSRRLLEPRFGHEIAYIAQCHHERLDGSGYPYGLKGSDLCIEARIIAVADSFDAITSQRTYNKPRSFQDAVKELLSLPELYDKKVAEALDEIVQSGELDTTEASK; translated from the coding sequence ATGTCCGCTATTACAGTTAACCGGGATGATGGAGCAAGCCGTCAACCGGGATTATTCGTTAAACTGCTTTCAAAACTCGGCAGTGACGAAAACAGTGTTGAGGTAATGTTGCAGTCTGTCCCGGCTGGCTCGGCAATGTGGATTGACCCAGCAGAAAATCCGGATACTGTGGAGTTTTTTTATATTTTAAGCGGTTCGGTAACTTTACATAATGAGAACGATCTAATAGAACTTGCTCAAAATGATTCATTTTATGTTAAGGGGCTAAAAAAAACAGTTCTAATGTCAAGCAAAGAGGATCTAAAAATGCTCTATGTTGTCACTACCCCTCTTTTCGTTGACTTAGCATGTTTTAGAGATGATCTTCAGGCTTTGGCGGATAAAGTTGAGGCTAAGGATATGTACACTCGCGGTCATGGCCGCAGGGTTATGCAGTATTCAGTTGCACTTGCTGAGAAACTTGGACTTAATGATATTTCAACCCAAAACCTTGTAGTCGCTGCGCTATTCCATGATGTTGGGAAATGCTCCCTTTCAGATGAGATTTTGCAAAAAGCTGGTCCTTTAACAAGTGAAGAATACAGACAAATTATTAAACACCCCATTGGAAGCCGAAGACTTTTAGAGCCGCGTTTTGGTCATGAAATCGCGTATATAGCTCAATGCCATCATGAACGTCTTGACGGAAGCGGATACCCTTATGGTTTAAAAGGTTCAGATCTTTGTATTGAGGCAAGAATTATTGCCGTTGCAGATTCATTTGATGCAATAACAAGCCAAAGGACCTACAATAAACCGCGTTCATTTCAAGATGCTGTTAAAGAGTTATTAAGTCTTCCAGAATTATATGATAAAAAAGTTGCAGAGGCGCTAGACGAAATTGTCCAAAGCGGTGAATTAGACACAACGGAGGCTTCAAAATGA
- a CDS encoding LTA synthase family protein, producing MASSEVGGGTANVEFEALTGLSTAFLPGGSIAYSQYIKQPLPSLPRLLKEYGYTTIAVHPYVSTFWNRNKVYPLIGFDNFVTIKDMKDVSKKGNYASDDYFVHQIIAQYQKYSADDKPLFVFGVSMQNHFPYSKGVYGQNDIKITGNGLGSYKTGMFECYSQGISDADASLKTLIDYFKTVDRPVNIVFFGDHFPALKGIELNKLSAKTSVSPYIDRNSEYFDSLINKFTPVVFWSNYDAKIPNCEGHQYSSLSYSVLDFAGLPKNPYFSLLSQIGSELPIIQNGITVTPDGKIGSFKDSPKDVFEKARIINYDSIFGKRYALEDLWH from the coding sequence ATGGCTTCTAGTGAAGTTGGAGGCGGAACTGCCAACGTTGAATTTGAGGCGCTTACCGGGCTGTCCACTGCATTTTTGCCCGGCGGAAGCATTGCCTATTCTCAATACATTAAACAGCCTTTGCCGTCACTTCCTAGGCTGTTGAAAGAATATGGCTATACCACTATTGCAGTACACCCATATGTCTCTACTTTTTGGAATAGAAATAAAGTGTATCCATTGATAGGATTTGATAATTTTGTAACTATAAAAGATATGAAAGATGTCAGTAAAAAAGGCAATTATGCAAGCGATGATTATTTTGTACATCAAATCATTGCACAGTATCAAAAATATTCTGCTGATGATAAACCACTTTTTGTATTTGGTGTTTCAATGCAAAATCATTTCCCATATAGCAAAGGCGTTTACGGTCAAAACGATATCAAAATTACTGGAAACGGCTTGGGTAGTTATAAAACAGGAATGTTTGAATGCTACTCTCAAGGCATCAGTGACGCTGACGCGTCTTTAAAAACGCTTATCGATTACTTTAAAACTGTCGACAGACCCGTTAATATTGTATTTTTCGGCGACCATTTTCCAGCGCTGAAAGGAATTGAACTAAACAAGTTATCTGCAAAAACCTCTGTGAGTCCTTATATTGATAGAAATTCAGAGTATTTTGATTCATTAATCAACAAATTTACACCAGTTGTATTTTGGTCAAACTATGATGCTAAGATTCCAAACTGCGAAGGGCACCAATACTCATCACTTTCATATTCAGTTCTTGATTTTGCGGGTCTTCCTAAAAACCCTTATTTTAGCCTGCTTTCGCAAATTGGGTCCGAGCTGCCTATCATCCAAAACGGAATAACAGTAACTCCAGACGGAAAAATAGGAAGCTTTAAAGATTCACCAAAAGACGTCTTTGAAAAAGCCCGTATAATAAATTACGACTCGATTTTCGGAAAAAGATATGCTCTCGAAGATCTATGGCATTAA